One Terriglobia bacterium DNA segment encodes these proteins:
- a CDS encoding sodium-translocating pyrophosphatase yields the protein MKMLLAALTFVVTQSTLALAQPSGEAGGEASLKLPDLSSVDFLGMNGHSLLTIGLAFCAAGLVFGMVIYVQLKNLPVHRSMREISELIYETCKTYLVTQGKFILILWVFIAAVIVLYFGILSPVPNKPLAVTLPIIILFSLVGIGGSYGVAWFGIRVNTFANSRTAFAGLSGKPWPICAIPLKSGMSVGMMLISVELLIMLFILLFIPGDYAGPCFIGFAIGESLGAAALRIAGGIFTKIADIGSDLMKIVFKIKEDDARNPGVIADCTGDNAGDSVGPTADGFETYGVTGVALITFILLAVKDPTVQVQLLVWIFVMRIMMLVSSSGAYFLNNAISKARFSDSDDFNFEAPLTSLVWLTSIVSIGLTYLVSYFIIPELGGNDTLWWKLSTIISCGTLAGALIPELVKVFTSTESAHVKEVVTSTEEGGASLNILSGLVAGNFSAYWLGLSMVALMAIAFVVSTHGLGDYILGTQIPLMLAPAVFAFGLVAFGFLGMGPVTIAVDSYGPVTDNAQSVYELSLIEQIPNIKGEIKKDYGMEVNFERAKHLLEANDGAGNTFKATAKPVLIGTAVVGATTMIFSIIMALTNGLSENVNKLSLLHAPFVLGLITGGAMIYWFAGASIQAVSTGAYRAVEFIKANIKLEGVEKASVSDSKKVVAICTQYAQRGMFNIFLAVFFGTLAFAFVEPFFFIGYLISIAIFGLYQAIFMANAGGAWDNAKKVVEVELKQKGTDLHAATVVGDTVGDPFKDTSSVAMNPVIKFTTLFGLLAVELAVSLTAKSGVAVSLVLAALFFLVSVFFVHRSFYGMRIGTVRAAAAAGEEPTRLSAD from the coding sequence ATGAAGATGCTGCTGGCCGCGCTGACCTTCGTGGTGACGCAATCAACCCTGGCGCTCGCGCAACCGTCCGGCGAGGCTGGCGGCGAAGCTTCGCTGAAGCTGCCGGACCTGTCCTCGGTCGATTTCCTCGGCATGAACGGGCACAGCCTGCTGACCATCGGGCTGGCCTTCTGTGCCGCAGGACTGGTGTTCGGCATGGTCATCTACGTACAACTCAAGAATCTGCCCGTGCACCGCTCGATGCGGGAGATCTCCGAACTCATCTACGAAACGTGCAAGACGTACCTGGTCACGCAGGGCAAGTTCATCCTGATCCTGTGGGTGTTCATCGCGGCCGTCATCGTCCTGTACTTCGGCATCCTGTCGCCCGTCCCGAACAAGCCGCTGGCCGTGACGCTGCCCATCATCATCCTGTTCAGCCTGGTGGGTATCGGTGGCAGCTACGGCGTGGCCTGGTTCGGCATCCGGGTGAATACCTTCGCCAACTCGCGGACGGCGTTCGCCGGCCTGAGCGGCAAGCCCTGGCCCATCTGCGCCATCCCGCTGAAATCGGGCATGAGCGTGGGCATGATGCTGATCTCGGTCGAGCTGCTGATCATGCTCTTCATCCTGCTGTTCATTCCGGGCGATTATGCCGGCCCCTGCTTCATCGGCTTCGCCATCGGCGAGTCGCTGGGCGCGGCGGCACTGCGTATCGCCGGCGGCATCTTCACCAAGATCGCCGACATCGGCTCCGACCTGATGAAGATCGTCTTCAAGATCAAGGAAGACGACGCGCGCAACCCGGGCGTGATCGCCGACTGTACCGGAGATAATGCCGGCGACTCGGTCGGCCCGACCGCCGACGGCTTCGAGACCTACGGCGTCACCGGCGTCGCGCTCATCACCTTCATCCTGCTGGCGGTGAAAGACCCGACGGTGCAGGTGCAACTGCTGGTCTGGATCTTCGTCATGCGCATCATGATGCTGGTCTCCAGCTCCGGCGCCTACTTCCTCAACAACGCCATCTCCAAGGCGAGATTTAGCGACTCCGACGACTTCAACTTCGAGGCGCCTCTGACCTCGCTGGTATGGCTCACCTCCATCGTTTCCATCGGCCTCACTTACCTGGTTTCGTACTTCATCATCCCCGAACTGGGCGGCAACGACACGCTGTGGTGGAAGCTTTCGACCATCATCTCGTGTGGCACGCTGGCGGGAGCGCTCATCCCTGAACTGGTGAAGGTGTTCACCTCCACCGAGTCGGCACACGTCAAGGAAGTCGTGACTTCGACGGAGGAAGGCGGCGCGTCACTCAACATCCTGTCCGGCCTGGTCGCGGGTAACTTCTCCGCCTATTGGCTCGGGCTCTCGATGGTCGCGTTGATGGCGATTGCATTCGTGGTCAGTACGCACGGCCTGGGCGACTACATCCTGGGCACGCAGATCCCGCTGATGCTGGCGCCCGCCGTGTTCGCCTTCGGGCTGGTGGCCTTCGGCTTCCTGGGCATGGGCCCGGTCACCATCGCCGTGGACTCCTACGGTCCGGTCACCGACAACGCCCAGTCCGTGTACGAACTCTCGCTGATCGAGCAGATCCCCAACATCAAGGGCGAGATCAAGAAGGATTACGGCATGGAGGTGAACTTCGAGCGGGCCAAGCACCTGCTGGAAGCCAACGACGGCGCCGGCAACACCTTCAAGGCTACGGCCAAGCCGGTGCTGATCGGCACTGCGGTGGTGGGCGCTACCACCATGATCTTCTCGATCATCATGGCGCTGACCAACGGCCTGTCGGAGAACGTCAACAAGCTTTCGCTGCTGCACGCGCCCTTCGTGCTGGGCCTGATCACCGGCGGCGCCATGATCTACTGGTTCGCCGGCGCCTCGATCCAGGCGGTGAGCACGGGCGCATACCGCGCGGTGGAATTCATCAAGGCCAACATCAAGCTGGAAGGCGTGGAGAAGGCCTCGGTGAGTGACAGCAAGAAGGTGGTGGCCATCTGCACGCAGTACGCGCAGCGCGGCATGTTCAACATCTTCCTGGCCGTGTTCTTCGGCACGCTGGCGTTCGCGTTCGTCGAGCCGTTCTTCTTCATCGGCTACCTGATCTCGATCGCGATCTTCGGCCTGTACCAGGCCATCTTCATGGCCAACGCGGGCGGCGCCTGGGACAACGCCAAGAAGGTCGTCGAGGTCGAACTGAAGCAGAAGGGCACGGACCTGCACGCCGCCACCGTGGTGGGCGACACCGTGGGCGACCCGTTCAAGGACACCTCGTCGGTGGCCATGAACCCGGTCATCAAGTTCACCACCCTGTTCGGCCTGTTGGCGGTGGAACTGGCGGTCAGCCTGACGGCCAAGTCAGGCGTGGCTGTCAGCCTGGTGCTCGCAGCGCTGTTCTTCCTCGTCTCTGTCTTCTTCGTGCACCGGTCGTTCTACGGCATGAGGATCGGGACGGTGAGGGCCGCGGCTGCGGCCGGCGAAGAGCCCACCCGCCTGAGCGCGGATTAG
- a CDS encoding mechanosensitive ion channel family protein has protein sequence MNLQNILRDWRGDAYYFFRHSVPKIAVILIGAVVLVWLLRQLRARLVRLAERPGLPIPIDPHHAHQLRTLAGVIYSVGLAVIMLFAAMQILPLVGIDMKPLLASAGIAGLAIGFGAQALVHDVINGFFILMEDQYHLGDIVRISGVSGTVEDMTLRRTVLRGDDGTLHSIPNSEIKVVSNLTRDWAQVQLRVSAAYAENSDRVIQLLQQVASEFHRDPNFAHLVVAEPQVPGIERISSGEVDYLLLVKTKPGSQYAVSRELRRRIKECFEKNHVQAAPARVYVVDADSAGQKREIQ, from the coding sequence ATGAATCTTCAGAACATCCTGCGAGACTGGCGCGGCGACGCTTACTACTTCTTCCGCCACAGCGTGCCCAAGATCGCCGTCATTCTGATCGGCGCCGTGGTTCTGGTGTGGCTGCTCCGCCAGTTGCGGGCCCGGCTGGTGCGTCTGGCGGAACGCCCCGGGCTGCCAATTCCCATCGACCCGCACCACGCGCACCAGCTCCGCACCCTGGCCGGGGTGATCTACAGTGTGGGATTGGCGGTGATCATGCTCTTCGCGGCCATGCAGATCCTGCCCCTGGTCGGCATCGACATGAAACCGCTGCTGGCCAGCGCGGGCATCGCGGGACTGGCCATCGGCTTCGGCGCCCAGGCGCTGGTGCACGATGTCATCAACGGCTTCTTCATCCTGATGGAGGACCAGTATCACCTGGGAGACATCGTAAGGATCAGCGGGGTCTCGGGCACGGTCGAGGACATGACGCTGCGGCGCACCGTGCTGCGCGGGGATGACGGCACACTGCACTCCATCCCCAACAGTGAGATCAAGGTCGTCTCCAACCTGACGCGCGACTGGGCGCAGGTGCAACTGCGCGTGTCCGCAGCCTACGCGGAGAACAGCGACCGCGTCATCCAGCTTCTCCAACAAGTGGCGAGCGAATTCCACCGCGACCCCAACTTCGCCCACCTAGTTGTGGCCGAGCCGCAGGTGCCGGGCATCGAGCGCATCTCCTCCGGCGAGGTGGACTACCTGCTGCTGGTGAAGACCAAGCCGGGCTCGCAGTACGCCGTGAGCCGCGAACTGCGCCGCCGCATCAAGGAGTGTTTCGAGAAGAACCACGTCCAGGCAGCGCCCGCGCGCGTGTACGTGGTGGATGCCGACAGCGCGGGCCAGAAGCGCGAGATCCAGTAG
- a CDS encoding SDR family oxidoreductase — protein sequence METGLRDRVAIVAASSQGLGRATAEALAAEGARVAMCARTEKTLRAAADAIRKKHKTEVFERAFDVTHAGAVQAFVAAVAEKFGRIDICVTNAGGPPAKNFLSLGMEEWRKAVELNFLSVVSFCQAVIPHMQRQRWGRIITITSMTVKQPVPELILSNAVRNAVVGLVRSLANEFGPDGILVNNVGPGYTATDRLKELGATRALALGITADDVMQRFGAEAALQRVGDPRELADTVVFLASERASYITGQTILVDGGAYKGL from the coding sequence ATGGAGACCGGACTGCGGGACCGCGTGGCCATCGTGGCGGCGTCAAGCCAGGGGCTGGGCCGCGCTACCGCCGAGGCCCTCGCCGCTGAAGGGGCGCGCGTTGCCATGTGCGCCCGCACGGAAAAAACCCTGCGCGCCGCCGCCGACGCCATCCGCAAGAAGCACAAGACCGAGGTCTTCGAGCGCGCCTTCGACGTGACCCATGCGGGGGCAGTGCAGGCCTTCGTGGCCGCGGTGGCGGAGAAATTCGGCCGTATCGACATCTGCGTGACCAACGCGGGCGGCCCTCCGGCCAAGAATTTCCTCTCGCTCGGTATGGAGGAGTGGCGGAAGGCCGTCGAACTGAACTTCCTGAGCGTGGTCTCGTTCTGTCAGGCAGTGATCCCGCACATGCAGCGGCAGCGCTGGGGGCGGATCATCACCATCACTTCCATGACGGTGAAGCAGCCGGTGCCGGAGCTCATACTCTCGAACGCGGTGCGCAACGCCGTCGTCGGCCTGGTGCGCAGCCTGGCCAATGAATTCGGGCCGGATGGGATCCTGGTGAACAACGTCGGCCCGGGCTACACCGCCACCGACCGCCTGAAGGAGTTGGGCGCCACCCGGGCGCTCGCGCTAGGAATCACCGCCGACGACGTGATGCAGCGCTTCGGCGCCGAGGCCGCGCTCCAGCGCGTGGGTGACCCGCGCGAGCTCGCCGATACCGTCGTGTTCCTGGCCTCGGAACGCGCCTCCTACATCACCGGACAGACCATCCTGGTGGATGGCGGCGCGTACAAAGGTTTGTAG
- a CDS encoding M24 family metallopeptidase, with product MRRRSFLRSAALAAVATPELARAMIHAENKAGAMPQKAYLPLTGPFRLPIEWYKATTALFQQQLAEQKLDGAVISDANSINYLTGSFAVTTERPIWLFVPAKGNPAVFHPGLDRDMWGSWWVADHEWYFDYPHHGPYDKVVFEAGPQADLFAWMLDGLAKRGHAKARVGFERRPADELIHTMEKRGMKPDWRIVGPMVLHMREVKTPEEIALARVALQLHDRMMDFARDYILAHGTDATDFEVAHATQAFGASELTKYLKLDGRPHSGVGIDIGYECRTGVATAYPHPNQFFHARIQRGDAVQIAADVKLGGHGGEGYRALQIAGPNVTDLHHKLWDVHTAMTVEQQKLSVAGRKCNEVGAGVLKLARDAGLEKYVYHRPAHGEGSEGHQPPYLSLGDNTVLEENMTFSNEPGLYNPEGGFGYNHGNLVRVTKSGGEQMNQTPLTKEWCWIRI from the coding sequence ATGCGCCGTCGTTCATTCCTTAGATCCGCCGCTCTCGCCGCCGTCGCCACCCCCGAACTCGCCCGCGCCATGATCCACGCGGAGAACAAGGCGGGCGCGATGCCACAGAAGGCCTACCTGCCGCTGACCGGGCCTTTCCGCCTGCCCATCGAGTGGTACAAGGCGACGACCGCGCTCTTTCAGCAACAGCTTGCTGAGCAGAAGCTCGATGGCGCGGTCATCTCGGATGCGAACAGCATCAACTACTTGACCGGTTCGTTCGCCGTGACCACCGAGCGGCCCATCTGGCTTTTTGTGCCGGCGAAGGGCAACCCGGCGGTGTTCCATCCCGGCCTGGACCGCGACATGTGGGGTTCCTGGTGGGTCGCGGACCACGAGTGGTACTTCGATTACCCGCACCATGGACCGTACGACAAGGTGGTCTTCGAGGCCGGGCCGCAGGCCGATCTTTTCGCGTGGATGCTCGACGGCTTGGCCAAGCGCGGCCACGCAAAGGCGCGCGTGGGCTTCGAGCGGCGTCCGGCCGACGAGCTGATCCACACGATGGAGAAGCGCGGGATGAAGCCCGACTGGCGGATCGTCGGGCCGATGGTTCTGCACATGCGCGAAGTCAAGACTCCGGAGGAGATCGCGCTGGCGCGCGTGGCCTTGCAACTGCACGATCGCATGATGGATTTCGCCCGCGACTACATCCTGGCGCACGGCACCGATGCCACCGACTTCGAGGTGGCACATGCCACGCAGGCATTCGGCGCCTCAGAACTCACAAAATACTTGAAACTCGATGGCCGTCCCCACAGCGGTGTCGGCATCGACATCGGCTACGAGTGCCGTACCGGCGTCGCCACCGCTTACCCGCATCCCAACCAATTCTTCCACGCACGCATCCAGCGCGGCGACGCGGTGCAGATCGCCGCCGACGTAAAGCTGGGCGGGCATGGTGGCGAGGGCTACCGGGCGCTCCAGATCGCCGGCCCGAACGTCACCGACCTTCACCACAAGCTCTGGGACGTTCACACCGCCATGACCGTGGAACAGCAGAAGCTCAGCGTCGCCGGGCGGAAGTGCAATGAGGTCGGCGCAGGCGTGCTCAAACTGGCGCGCGATGCCGGCCTGGAGAAGTACGTCTATCACCGCCCTGCGCACGGCGAGGGCAGCGAAGGCCACCAGCCGCCCTATCTTTCGCTGGGCGACAACACCGTGCTGGAGGAGAACATGACCTTCTCCAACGAGCCCGGGCTCTACAATCCGGAAGGCGGCTTCGGGTACAACCATGGCAACCTGGTGCGGGTGACCAAGTCCGGCGGCGAGCAGATGAACCAGACGCCGCTCACCAAAGAGTGGTGCTGGATCAGGATCTAG
- a CDS encoding response regulator transcription factor produces the protein MSRILVVEDETHLAEGLRFNLEAEGHSVQITDNGEEALVRLLEKNEDFDIVVLDVMLPGKDGFTVAQELRQARNYIPVLMLTARGRPEDVLNGFESGADDYLPKPFELSILMARITSLLRRTEWARRAVSSAESQQTPDSHSFDGKVVDFQNLQLRTGKTVYQLTLMESELLRYLIQNSGHPVSRKAILEHVWNLREDTDTRAIDNFIVRLRRYIEPDPSRPRYLLTVRRVGYKFVSNPKDS, from the coding sequence ATGAGCCGGATACTCGTAGTGGAAGATGAGACGCACCTGGCGGAGGGACTCCGGTTCAATCTGGAAGCCGAAGGCCATTCGGTGCAAATCACCGACAATGGCGAAGAGGCGCTGGTGCGCCTCCTGGAAAAGAATGAGGACTTTGACATCGTCGTCCTGGACGTCATGCTGCCCGGGAAGGACGGATTCACGGTCGCGCAGGAACTCCGCCAGGCGCGGAATTACATCCCGGTGCTCATGCTGACCGCCCGTGGCCGCCCCGAGGATGTGCTGAACGGATTCGAGTCTGGCGCCGACGACTACCTGCCGAAGCCCTTCGAGCTCTCGATCTTGATGGCGCGGATCACCAGCCTGTTGCGCCGCACCGAGTGGGCGCGCCGTGCGGTCAGTTCCGCGGAATCGCAGCAGACGCCGGACAGCCACAGCTTCGACGGCAAAGTGGTGGACTTCCAGAACCTGCAACTGCGAACGGGGAAGACGGTCTACCAGCTGACGCTGATGGAATCGGAACTGTTGCGCTACTTGATCCAGAACAGCGGCCATCCAGTGTCCCGCAAGGCGATCCTGGAGCACGTGTGGAACCTGCGCGAAGACACCGACACGCGTGCCATCGACAATTTCATCGTGCGGCTGCGCCGCTATATCGAGCCGGACCCCTCCCGGCCGCGCTACCTGCTGACCGTCCGACGCGTCGGTTACAAATTCGTTTCCAACCCCAAGGACAGCTAG
- a CDS encoding HAMP domain-containing histidine kinase, which translates to MRIASRAKTIAFFVTLGSLLVGVAIALNISWVLLKWREVVPLVLGIIFFGFIIAGVVLNTIFLVREIRRNEQQDSFLNAVTHELKTPIASIRLYLETLQHRSVEDAKREEFYRIMLEDTDRLLGTVEQVLKAGEARLGDGRKNWQEVDFSAIVRDALELARLRHHLQPDELRFGALPAQEILLKGNPEELRTATANLLDNAVKYSGTKKDIVVDVVTPDLDTVLLRVQDHGIGIPRTELKRIFKRFYRAPTLAGGQVKGTGLGLFIVRAIARRHGGDAFADSEGEGHGSAFTIRLPRVYRA; encoded by the coding sequence ATGCGCATCGCCAGCCGCGCCAAAACGATTGCCTTCTTCGTGACCCTGGGCTCCCTCCTGGTGGGAGTGGCGATCGCGCTCAACATCAGCTGGGTCCTGCTCAAGTGGCGCGAGGTGGTCCCGCTGGTGCTGGGGATCATTTTCTTCGGATTCATCATCGCCGGCGTCGTGCTCAACACCATCTTCTTGGTGCGCGAGATCCGCCGCAACGAACAGCAGGACAGCTTCCTCAATGCGGTGACTCATGAGCTGAAGACGCCGATCGCATCCATTCGCTTGTACCTGGAGACGCTACAGCACCGCTCCGTGGAGGACGCGAAACGCGAGGAGTTCTACCGCATCATGCTGGAAGACACCGACCGCCTGCTGGGGACGGTGGAACAGGTATTGAAAGCCGGCGAGGCCCGCCTCGGGGACGGCCGCAAGAACTGGCAGGAGGTGGATTTTTCCGCCATCGTGCGCGACGCGCTCGAACTGGCCCGCCTGCGCCACCATCTCCAGCCTGATGAGCTGCGATTCGGCGCCCTGCCCGCACAGGAGATCCTTCTGAAAGGGAACCCCGAAGAACTGCGCACCGCCACCGCCAACCTGCTGGACAATGCCGTGAAATATTCCGGCACGAAAAAGGACATCGTGGTCGACGTTGTGACCCCCGATCTCGATACCGTGCTCCTACGCGTCCAGGACCACGGCATCGGGATTCCCAGGACGGAGTTGAAGCGCATCTTCAAGCGCTTCTATCGGGCCCCCACCTTGGCTGGCGGCCAGGTCAAGGGCACGGGCCTCGGTTTGTTCATCGTGCGCGCCATCGCGCGCCGTCACGGGGGAGACGCGTTTGCCGACAGCGAAGGCGAGGGCCACGGCAGCGCCTTCACCATCCGTCTTCCGAGGGTCTACCGAGCATGA
- a CDS encoding fatty acid desaturase, whose translation MSLLKGDRTFREPFSPITTFFMVAFHVGAIAAFFFFSWKAVAVAAVLWLISGSFGIGMGYHRLLTHRGFKTPKWLEYVLTVFGAMALEGGPVYWVAVHRMHHQNTDKEGDPHSPNDGGFWAHMGWILTGRVIHNNNSSLLPYVPDLRKDKFHLWISKWHWIPITVLGLVLLAAGGWPYLMWGIFFRTTLGLHITWLVNSATHMWGSQRFLTGDTSTNSFWVAILTFGEGWHNNHHAHPQSARHGLAWYEIDFNWYFISTLRRLGLAWDVKLPKLKADEGPETAIESPATAGLEPVAGD comes from the coding sequence ATGAGCCTTCTTAAAGGGGACAGGACGTTCCGCGAGCCGTTCAGTCCGATCACGACGTTTTTCATGGTTGCATTCCACGTCGGCGCGATTGCGGCATTCTTCTTCTTCAGTTGGAAGGCGGTCGCGGTAGCCGCCGTCTTGTGGCTGATCTCCGGCAGCTTCGGCATCGGCATGGGGTACCACCGGCTGCTGACCCATCGTGGCTTCAAGACGCCCAAGTGGCTCGAGTATGTGCTGACCGTTTTCGGCGCAATGGCCCTGGAAGGCGGACCGGTGTACTGGGTGGCGGTGCACCGCATGCACCACCAGAACACCGACAAGGAAGGCGATCCTCATTCGCCGAATGATGGCGGATTCTGGGCGCACATGGGCTGGATCCTTACCGGCCGCGTGATCCACAACAACAATTCCTCGCTTCTGCCCTATGTCCCCGACCTGCGCAAAGACAAGTTCCACCTGTGGATCAGCAAGTGGCACTGGATCCCCATCACCGTGCTGGGACTGGTGCTGCTGGCGGCCGGCGGATGGCCGTACCTGATGTGGGGCATCTTCTTCCGCACTACGCTGGGGCTGCACATCACCTGGCTGGTGAACTCCGCGACTCACATGTGGGGCTCGCAGCGGTTCCTCACCGGCGACACTTCCACCAACAGTTTCTGGGTGGCCATCCTTACCTTCGGGGAAGGCTGGCACAATAACCATCACGCGCACCCGCAGTCGGCGCGGCACGGGCTGGCCTGGTACGAGATCGACTTCAACTGGTACTTCATCTCGACCTTGCGCCGGCTGGGACTGGCATGGGACGTGAAGCTTCCGAAGCTAAAGGCAGATGAGGGACCGGAGACTGCGATCGAGTCGCCCGCTACTGCGGGGTTGGAGCCGGTTGCGGGAGATTAG
- a CDS encoding NAD(P)-dependent oxidoreductase: MRVAFLGLGIMGRPMAANLAKKGHEVTVWNRTPKQVEGARTAATPAEAAQGAEVVWMCVSDTAAVEHVLFGENGVEGSLREGMVVVDSSTISPTRTLEFAKRVRQYGADYVDAPITGSKIGAESGQLIFMVGGSEPTLERIRPLFEAMGKAVKRMGETGKGQATKISMNLMIAMIYEGFAEALTLATKLGVEAQDLVELIGMTMVRSGVVDYKAPFVLKSDFSPNFPLRLMHKDIRLMLEAAKETRVKLPGLETVEEIYDVASEEGLDDQDFAATLILLQKWAGLEVKGGVPA, translated from the coding sequence ATGCGCGTAGCGTTCCTGGGTCTGGGCATCATGGGGCGGCCGATGGCGGCGAACCTGGCCAAGAAGGGCCACGAAGTAACGGTGTGGAACCGCACGCCGAAGCAGGTGGAGGGCGCGCGGACGGCGGCCACGCCCGCCGAGGCGGCCCAGGGCGCCGAGGTCGTCTGGATGTGTGTCTCTGACACCGCCGCCGTCGAGCACGTGCTCTTCGGGGAAAACGGCGTGGAAGGCTCGCTGCGCGAGGGCATGGTGGTCGTGGATTCCAGCACCATCTCGCCCACGCGCACCCTGGAGTTCGCCAAGCGCGTGCGCCAGTATGGCGCCGATTACGTGGACGCGCCTATCACCGGATCGAAGATTGGAGCCGAGAGCGGCCAGCTCATATTCATGGTGGGCGGATCGGAGCCGACTCTGGAGCGCATCCGCCCGCTCTTCGAGGCCATGGGCAAGGCGGTCAAGCGCATGGGCGAGACGGGCAAGGGCCAGGCCACCAAGATCTCGATGAACCTCATGATCGCGATGATCTATGAAGGGTTCGCCGAGGCCCTGACCCTGGCAACCAAGCTGGGCGTGGAGGCCCAGGACCTGGTCGAGCTCATCGGCATGACCATGGTCCGCTCCGGCGTAGTGGACTACAAGGCGCCGTTCGTCCTCAAGAGCGATTTTTCTCCCAACTTCCCGCTCCGGCTCATGCACAAGGACATCCGCCTGATGCTGGAAGCCGCCAAGGAAACCAGGGTCAAACTTCCTGGCCTCGAAACGGTGGAAGAGATCTACGACGTGGCCAGCGAAGAAGGCCTCGATGACCAGGACTTCGCTGCTACCCTGATCCTGCTCCAGAAATGGGCCGGGCTGGAGGTCAAGGGCGGGGTCCCGGCATAG
- a CDS encoding MBL fold metallo-hydrolase produces MLTPAIRRRARNFGRLVRHSALTKRTGEVHKPVLTSNGDLGVTFIGHSSFFLQIGGRNVVVDPNFAQWLFVLKRLRRPGLRIKDLPAIDLVLVTHAHFDHLHRPSLRAIARATRRIAGRGPVIVVPRNVSDLVRDLGFRKIVELDWWQEYRHETITITHTPSRHWGARVIKDMHRGYGGYVIRSHKHSVYHAGDTAYFEGFREIGDRLAPELALLPIGAYEPPSFRQVHTSPADAVQAFLDLGSRWMVPMHYGSFRLSHEPVDEPPRFLGREANKWGVRNRVFVLKEGLTKFF; encoded by the coding sequence ATGTTGACCCCAGCAATCCGGCGGAGGGCCCGCAATTTCGGCCGCCTGGTCCGCCATTCCGCACTTACCAAACGCACGGGAGAAGTGCACAAGCCGGTGCTCACCAGCAACGGCGACCTGGGCGTGACTTTCATCGGGCATTCCTCGTTCTTCCTGCAGATCGGCGGCCGCAACGTGGTCGTGGACCCGAACTTCGCGCAATGGCTGTTCGTGCTCAAGCGCCTGCGCCGCCCAGGATTGCGCATCAAGGACCTACCCGCGATAGACCTGGTGCTGGTGACGCATGCGCATTTCGACCACCTGCATCGGCCGTCGCTGCGCGCCATCGCGCGCGCCACCCGCCGCATCGCCGGCCGAGGGCCCGTCATCGTCGTGCCGCGGAACGTGTCTGACCTGGTCCGCGATCTCGGCTTCCGCAAAATCGTCGAGCTCGACTGGTGGCAGGAATACCGGCACGAGACCATCACCATCACCCACACGCCGTCCCGGCACTGGGGCGCGCGCGTCATCAAGGACATGCACCGCGGCTACGGCGGGTACGTCATCCGTTCGCACAAGCATTCCGTCTACCACGCCGGCGACACCGCTTACTTCGAGGGCTTCCGCGAGATCGGCGATCGCCTCGCGCCGGAGTTGGCCTTGCTGCCCATCGGAGCTTACGAGCCGCCCTCCTTCCGCCAGGTGCACACCAGTCCCGCCGATGCGGTTCAGGCATTCCTTGACCTGGGATCGCGCTGGATGGTCCCCATGCACTACGGCAGCTTCCGCCTCTCGCACGAGCCGGTGGACGAGCCACCGAGATTCCTGGGCCGCGAAGCCAACAAATGGGGCGTCAGGAACCGCGTCTTCGTCCTCAAAGAAGGTCTGACGAAGTTCTTCTGA